One Dioscorea cayenensis subsp. rotundata cultivar TDr96_F1 chromosome 15, TDr96_F1_v2_PseudoChromosome.rev07_lg8_w22 25.fasta, whole genome shotgun sequence genomic region harbors:
- the LOC120277924 gene encoding calcium-dependent protein kinase 10-like, whose amino-acid sequence MGNSCVGPTLGKSGFFQSVSASLWRIRAQDDVLPSPKAENSSHKPPEIPPSSAFVPAVNKPPPPVKIPDVEVKPAPLPSKPPEVEAKAAPKVTESETAQTKPQKKPHHVRRVSSAGLQIDSVLKRKTENLKDIYSLGRKLGQGQFGTTYLCIEKATGKEYACKSIAKRKLTTEEDVEDVRREIQIMHHLSGHPNVISIKGAYEDAVAVHVVMELCAGGELFDRIIQRGHYTERKAAELARVIVSVVEACHSLGVMHRDLKPENFLFVNQDEEAPLKTIDFGLSIFFRPGEIFNDVVGSPYYVAPEVLRKRYGPEADVWSAGVIIYILLSGVPPFWAETEQGIFEEVLNGSLDFESDPWPSISESAKDLVRRMLIRDPKRRLTAHEVLCHPWVQVDSVAPDKPLDSAVLSRLKQFSAMNKLKKMALRIIAESLSEDEIAGLKEMFKMIDTDNSGQITFEELKAGLERVGANLKESEIYALMQAADVDNSGTIDYGEFIAATLHFNKIEREDHLFAAFSYFDKDGSGYITQDELQQACEEFGIEDIRLEEIIREIDQDNDGRIDYNEFVAMMQMGNPGIGKKGLQNSFSIGFREALKL is encoded by the exons ATGGGGAACTCTTGCGTTGGGCCTACGCTTGGCAAGAGTGGTTTCTTCCAGTCCGTCTCCGCTTCCTTGTGGCGAATCAGAGCCCAGGACGACGTGCTCCCCTCCCCCAAGGCCGAGAATTCTAGCCATAAGCCGCCGGAGATCCCGCCTTCTAGTGCGTTTGTACCTGCCGTTAATAAGCCCCCTCCGCCGGTCAAGATTCCTGATGTTGAGGTGAAACCTGCGCCTTTGCCGTCCAAGCCCCCTGAAGTTGAAGCAAAGGCGGCTCCCAAGGTCACTGAATCGGAGACCGCGCAGACCAAGCCCCAGAAGAAGCCTCACCATGTTCGGAGAGTCTCGAGCGCTGGCCTCCAGATTGACTCTGTGTTAAAGCGAAAGACGGAGAATTTGAAGGATATTTATAGTTTGGGGAGGAAACTAGGGCAAGGCCAATTTGGCACCACGTATTTGTGCATAGAGAAGGCTACTGGAAAGGAGTATGCTTGCAAATCCATTGCAAAAAGGAAGTTGACGACAGAGGAGGATGTTGAAGATGTTCGAAGAGAGATTCAGATAATGCATCACCTCTCCGGCCATCCAAATGTGATTTCGATCAAAGGGGCTTATGAGGATGCTGTTGCTGTTCATGTGGTTATGGAGTTGTGTGCGGGAGGAGAGTTGTTTGATAGGATCATTCAGAGAGGGCATTACACGGAGAGGAAGGCGGCGGAGCTTGCCAGGGTGATTGTCAGTGTTGTGGAAGCTTGCCATTCTCTTGGTGTTATGCACCGTGATCTCAAGCCAGAGAATTTTCTCTTTGTCAACCAGGATGAGGAGGCTCCTCTTAAGACAATCGATTTTGGGTTGTCCATATTTTTCCGGCCAG GAGAAATATTCAATGATGTGGTTGGTAGCCCATATTATGTTGCACCAGAAGTGCTAAGAAAGCGGTATGGTCCTGAGGCAGATGTTTGGAGTGCCGGGGTGATAATTTACATTTTGCTAAGTGGTGTACCGCCATTTTGGGCAG aAACCGAACAAGGTATTTTTGAAGAGGTTTTGAATGGCTCGCTGGACTTTGAGTCAGATCCATGGCCTAGCATCTCCGAGAGTGCCAAAGATCTTGTAAGGAGAATGCTTATTAGAGATCCAAAAAGGCGGTTGACTGCCCATGAAGTTTTGT GCCATCCATGGGTTCAGGTTGACAGTGTCGCTCCTGATAAGCCTTTGGATTCTGCAGTTCTTTCCCGGTTGAAGCAATTCTCTGCAATGAACAAGCTCAAAAAGATGGCCCTCAGA ATTATTGCTGAGAGCCTCTCTGAGGATGAAATTGCTGGTCTCAAAGAAATGTTTAAAATGATAGACACTGACAATAGTGGACAGATTACTTTTGAAGAACTCAAAGCTGGACTTGAGAGAGTTGGTGCAAATCTTAAGGAGTCAGAAATTTACGCATTGATGCAAGCA GCGGATGTTGACAATAGCGGTACAATAGATTACGGTGAGTTCATAGCTGCTACTCTACATTTCAACAAAATCGAGAGGGAGGACCACTTGTTCGCAGCTTTCTCATACTTCGACAAGGATGGCAGTGGCTACATTACTCAAGATGAGCTACAACAGGCCTGTGAGGAGTTCGGTATTGAAGACATCAGATTGGAAGAAATTATTCGGGAAATAGATCAAGACAAT GACGGGCGAATAGACTACAATGAGTTTGTAGCAATGATGCAAATGGGAAATCCGGGTATTGGAAAGAAAGGGTTGCAGAACAGTTTCAGTATTGGATTTAGGGAGGCTCTAAAGCTTTga
- the LOC120277926 gene encoding fra a 1-associated protein has protein sequence MGWKWVDEPADSLPPGRGLGSVGELENSNPRSTEDRCSTMRVLSTNCRTEEVEPGRFIRKCANVEQTFRSCIGRPTELVESRTEHTEDDVTDEIKSSVISFGSSRPQPFNLPGFQNEIEAIERGLSGGFSRFLDAAEEMANDIFNSLNIPPFRTRESPSFDRAERQPEQDVSKKHDSPYSEISGEIKEL, from the exons atggggtGGAAGTGGGTGGACGAGCCGGCGGATTCATTGCCGCCGGGAAGAGGGTTAGGGAGCGTTGGAGAGCTTGAGAACTCTAACCCTAGATCGACGGAGGATCGTTGCTCGACGATGAGGGTTTTATCGACCAACTGCCGCACTGAGGAGGTCGAGCCCGGCCGATTCATTCGGAAGTGTGCGAATGTGGAGCAGACCTTTAGGAGTTGCATCGGAAG ACCTACTGAGCTGGTGGAGTCTAGAACTGAACACACAGAAGATGATGTTActgatgaaatcaaaagcagtGTGATTTCCTTCGGATCTTCCAGGCCACAACCCTTCAATTTACCAGGTTTTCAAAATGAAATTGAGGCTATCGAGCGGGGCTTATCCGGTGGATTCAGCCGCTTCCTGGATGCAGCTGAAGAAATGGCAAATGATATATTCAATTCATTGAACATTCCTCCTTTCCGTACCAGGGAATCGCCATCCTTTGACCGTGCAGAAAGGCAACCTGAACAAGATGTTTCTAAGAAGCATGACTCCCCTTATTCTGAAATTTCCGGGGAAATCAAAGAGCTCTAA
- the LOC120277610 gene encoding LOW QUALITY PROTEIN: putative pentatricopeptide repeat-containing protein At5g06400, mitochondrial (The sequence of the model RefSeq protein was modified relative to this genomic sequence to represent the inferred CDS: deleted 1 base in 1 codon) translates to MRFLSKFFSKDSIFHRKTSFFLLFDSYYSPESHFSTHSKSSKKHLSSPKASKSKKTSLKRSSSPSLYQKITQIMSLDEATVNASSSEALRSFDPKVEKCSQGACFNAQMKENFEIDDQKIGESPVSDLVPEEISVVEDVSPVVHKITQVVRAELSGVRMEERLDELCLSVSPEIVEKVLKRCFKAGHLALRFFYWVKGQPGFRHTTETYNVMLYIAGEGEEFDLMEKLVREMDEELCLNNVKTWTIIVSRYGNANKVGKALWAFDQMRKLGCCPDKGVYEALLHALLNARKSELAVEFYKEMVLQNLRVDRKLYEKLMTCLSMSGHLDEARIVWNDMLKFSQVPVGEVYTCLLRSFCIAGKVEEAQEVFEEIKKKYPSVQSNLYEILVKGLCRVGNMADAVKLVDDMENSSAMDSKVNGCLIDGFLQKNDSQKALELLHHSRKSGTLPAVSSYTQIIQHLFRSDEYEKACELHDEMLENGIEPDVVAMTAMVAGHVQNHCISKAWEVFESMKQKEIWPSWKAYTVFIKELCKASKPYEAVKLLNEMSESNINAGDDIVHLVECSLTRKGDAEKAKEVRRMFRSFKPHLQDEHSVFVAHEASNRFAEPHVHTVQTSNDHAECSDNDVECVCKIISSPTNWSSIQEALEQSTIRFTPELVRVALQNCQMHGFAALNFFAWVGNQDGYRHDTETYNMAIKIAGGGKDFVHMRNLYREMKRRGCTITPNTWTIMISQYGQAGLTEISLKTYKEMKSKGHQPSGSTYKFLIVFLCGKKGRKVEEAIKIFQEMINAGYMPDREMLGIYLSSLCESGRLEHARKAVKSLCKRGFMPQLGYSLLTKSMCRAGKLEEALKLADEMEHLGCKMDQYIYGSIVHALLRSGNLDKALDKLKEMKRAGIPQSVQINTSLIVHFCKEKQIEKAIDIFRKMIEDGCEPTIVTYSSIIRGYMNMGMVSYAWCVFWHMKLKGPCPDFETYSMFITCLCKLGRSEEGLQLLHEMLQNGIVPSAVNFRTVFHGLNREGKANLAHNVLQTKWFLNRNRKFLI, encoded by the exons atgagatttttatcCAAATTCTTCtcaaaagattcaatctttcaccgaaaaacaagcttttttctcttgtttgattcCTATTATTCCCCTGAATCCCATTTCTCCACACACTCTAAATCTTCAAAGAAACACCTTTCATCGCCCAAAGCTTCTAAATCCAAAAAAACCAGCTTGAAAAGATCCAGCTCCCCTTCTCTCTATCAGAAGATCACCCAGATCATGTCACTAGATGAAGCCACTGTTAATGCTTCTTCATCAGAAGCATTGAGGTCTTTTGATCCAAAAGTTGAAAAGTGTAGCCAAGGTGCTTGCTTTAATGCCCAAATGaaggaaaattttgaaattgatgaCCAGAAAATTGGTGAAAGTCCTGTTTCAGATTTAGTTCCAGAGGAGATTTCAGTGGTGGAAGATGTTAGCCCGGTGGTTCATAAAATAACACAGGTTGTACGGGCAGAGTTGTCAGGTGTTCGCATGGAGGAACGTTTGGATGAGCTTTGTTTATCGGTTAGTCCGGAGATTGTGGAGAAAGTATTGAAGAGATGCTTCAAAGCTGGTCATTTGGCTCTTAGGTTCTTTTATTGGGTGAAAGGCCAACCCGGGTTTCGCCACACCACGGAGACTTATAACGTGATGCTGTATATTGCTGGTGAGGGGGAGGAGTTTGATTTGATGGAGAAGTTGGTGAGAGAGATGGATGAGGAGTTGTGTTTGAATAATGTTAAGACATGGACTATTATTGTTTCTCGTTATGGGAATGCAAATAAGGTTGGCAAAGCTCTCTGGGCTTTTGACCAGATGAGGAAATTGGGTTGTTGTCCTGACAAGGGAGTTTATGAGGCATTGCTTCATGCTTTGCTTAATGCCAGGAAAAGTGAACTTGCTGTGGAGTTTTACAAAGAAATGGTTTTGCAAAATTTAAGGGTTGACAGGAAATTGTATGAAAAGCTCATGACTTGTTTGTCTATGTCTGGGCATTTGGACGAGGCGCGAATTGTTTGGAATGATATGTTGAAGTTTTCACAAGTCCCTGTTGGAGAAGTTTATACTTGTCTATTGAGGAGCTTTTGTATCGCTGGGAAAGttgaagaagcccaagaagtaTTTGAAGAGATAAAGAAGAAATATCCAAGTGTACAGTCAAAT CTTTATGAAATTTTAGTGAAAGGGTTATGCCGGGTAGGCAACATGGCTGATGCAGTGAAATTGGTGGATGATATGGAGAATAGCTCTGCCATGGATAGCAAGGTTAATGGGTGTCTCATTGATGGGTTTTTGCAGAAAAATGATTCTCAGAAGGCCCTGGAATTACTTCACCATTCAAGAAAATCAGGAACACTACCGGCAGTTTCTTCTTATACACAGATTATTCAACATCTATTCAGGTCAGATGAATATGAAAAAGCATGTGAGCTACATGATGAGATGTTGGAAAATGGTATTGAACCTGATGTTGTAGCAATGACAGCTATGGTCGCTGGCCATGTTCAGAACCACTGTATTTCCAAAGCATGGGAAGTTTTTGAGAGCATGAAACAGAAAGAAATTTGGCCATCTTGGAAAGCCTACACAGTGTTCATCAAAGAACTTTGCAAGGCTTCCAAACCCTATGAAGCTGTGAAGCTTTTGAATGAAATGTCTGAATCCAATATAAATGCTGGTGATGATATAGTTCATCTAGTTGAATGTTCTCTGACTAGAAAAGGTGATGCAGAGAAAGCAAAGGAAGTCCGCAGAATGTTTAGATCCTTCAAACCACATCTTCAAGATGAGCACTCTGTCTTTGTGGCACATGAGGCTTCTAACAGATTTGCTGAACCGCATGTTCACACTGTTCAAACTTCAAATGACCATGCTGAATGTAGTGACAACGATGTCGAATGTGTATGTAAAATTATATCCTCACCAACTAATTGGAGCTCAATCCAAGAAGCTTTAGAGCAAAGCACAATTCGATTCACTCCAGAACTTGTCAGAGTCGCTCTTCAAAACTGTCAGATGCATGGTTTTGCTGCATTGAATTTCTTCGCGTGGGTTGGAAACCAAGATGGGTATAGACACGACACTGAAACTTACAACATGGCGATAAAAATTGCTGGTGGCGGTAAAGATTTCGTCCACATGAGAAACCTTTACAGGGAAATGAAGAGAAGGGGCTGCACCATCACACCGAACACATGGACCATCATGATATCTCAGTATGGCCAAGCGGGTTTAACAGAGATTTCTTTGAAGACATACAAAGAGATGAAGAGTAAAGGCCACCAACCTAGTGGCAGTACTTACAAGTTTCTCATTGTGTTTCTATGTGGGAAAAAGGGAAGAAAGGTAGAAGAAGCTATCAAGATATTCCAAGAAATGATCAATGCCGGATATATGCCTGACAGAGAAATGCTCGGAATATATCTTTCTTCTTTATGTGAATCAGGGAGGCTGGAACATGCTAGAAAAGCAGTTAAATCACTATGTAAGAGAGGATTCATGCCACAGCTTGGCTATTCCTTGCTCACCAAATCGATGTGCCGAGCAGGAAAACTGGAAGAAGCTTTAAAATTAGCTGATGAAATGGAGCATCTCGGTTGCAAAATGGATCAATACATATACGGTAGTATTGTTCATGCATTACTTCGAAGCGGTAACTTGGATAAAGCCCTGGATAAGCTAAAGGAAATGAAAAGGGCCGGCATTCCGCAAAGTGTTCAGATAAACACATCCTTGATTGTTCACTTCTGCAAGGAGAAACAAATAGAGAAGGCGATTGACATATTCAGGAAAATGATTGAAGATGGATGTGAGCCAACAATAGTTACTTATTCATCGATAATTCGCGGATACATGAACATGGGGATGGTTTCATATGCTTGGTGTGTTTTTTGGCACATGAAACTCAAAGGACCATGTCCGGATTTCGAAACTTATTCAATGTTCATAACTTGTCTCTGCAAATTAGGTAGGTCTGAAGAAGGACTGCAGCTTCTGCATGAAATGCTGCAGAATGGTATTGTTCCAAGTGCTGTTAATTTCCGCACTGTATTTCATGGATTAAACAGAGAAGGCAAAGCAAATTTAGCTCATAATGTACTTCAAACAAAGTGGTTTCTGAATAGAAATAGAAAGTTCTTAATCTGA
- the LOC120277611 gene encoding secreted RxLR effector protein 161-like yields the protein MMDEFDKSDLGLLSYYLGIEVEQGEKQISVRQSAYACRILKQFGMSECNATYVPMEHKLKLHKDREDEPVDPTEYRRVIGSLRYLLHTRPDLSYFVGMLSRYMERPTLIHLKDVKQILRYLKDTIHFGLTYTRGGNDVELGGYTDSDLASDPDDRRSTGGIVFYINNNLVSWGLYKQRTVALSSYEAEYVAAAAAACQAVWLASVIKEITGNKLKLVTLFVDNR from the coding sequence ATGATGGATGAATTCGACAAGAGTGACTTGGGACTCTTATCCTACTACCTGGGTATTGAGGTTGAACAAGGGGAGAAGCAAATCTCTGTCCGACAATCAGCATACGCTTGCAGAATCCTGAAACAGTTTGGCATGAGTGAATGTAATGCAACATATGTTCCTATGGAGCACAAACTTAAATTGCACAAGGACAGGGAAGATGAGCCGGTGGACCCAACAGAATATCGACGCGTCATTGGTAGTCTCAGGTATCTCCTGCATACACGACCTGATCTATCATATTTTGTGGGAATGCTTAGTAGGTACATGGAAAGGCCAACCTTGATACATCTTAAAGATGTGAAGCAGATTCTTAGATACCTGAAGGATACTATCCATTTTGGCTTGACATACACAAGGGGAGGAAACGATGTGGAACTTGGCGGTTATACAGACAGTGATCTGGCAAGTGACCCAGATGATAGGAGAAGCACCGGAGGCATAGTTTTCTACATCAACAACAACCTCGTGTCTTGGGGTTTATACAAACAAAGGACAGTGGCTTTGTCTTCCTACGAAGCTGAATACGTGGCGGCAGCCGCTGCTGCATGCCAAGCGGTGTGGCTGGCGAGTGTGATTAAAGAAATAACAGGGAACAAACTCAAGCTAGTGACTTTGTTCGTGGATAACAGATAA
- the LOC120277612 gene encoding uncharacterized protein LOC120277612, protein MSNLAKIGCNFQNATDTCVMCYNNSETVDHLLIHCDFASRIWAFYANNLHILTTPISLDQVWLTWIPSLEAHRRTFWDLLTRAIFWNIWLERNNRIFNLAFLSTTAILFKISHMLIDWCSAARDPTLHVSSDSIQSVKRSLDFLSARSADLASNSI, encoded by the coding sequence ATGTCCAACCTTGCTAAGATTGGATGTAACTTTCAGAATGCAACAGATACCTGTGTCATGTGCTACAACAATTCTGAAACTGTTGACCATCTTTTGATTCACTGTGATTTTGCTTCCCGTATCTGGGCGTTCTATGCGAACAATCTACATATACTTACGACTCCAATTTCGCTTGATCAAGTTTGGTTAACTTGGATTCCTTCCCTGGAAGCGCATAGGCGCACCTTCTGGGATCTCCTTACCAGAGCAATTTtctggaatatttggttggaaagGAATAACAGAATATTCAATCTTGCCTTTCTTTCCACTACTGCAATCTTGTTTAAAATTTCTCATATGCTCATTGATTGGTGTTCTGCAGCTAGGGATCCTACTCTGCATGTTTCCAGTGATTCCATACAGTCCGTCAAGCGCTCCCTCGATTTTCTGAGTGCCAGATCTGCGGACCTCGCCAGCAACTCGATCTAG
- the LOC120277613 gene encoding translation initiation factor IF-2-like, translating into MSENQTPLNAGQQTSPVAPGRGASRRGRGGGRGRSLGRPPAARGSSRGRRRRSLASSSNGARSTSQEPLNAAGGRGSSRRGRPPLNAAQQTSPVAPARGSSRRGRGRPPSARGSARSRSQVDSGKETRVGSEWRGRSRPPGSRKRRCSTVDGSAGRKRTKRDTSKPYAVVTPIRGSSRRGRRLGRPQTARGSSRGRCRRSRASSRDGVRTNSQEPLNTARARGSSRRGRGRPTGSRGRPPSARGLARGRSQVDSGKETGVVHPRRGRGRPPGSRKRRGSTDGSAGKKRAKCDTSESSSAVTPARGSSRRGRGRLPGNAVASNGQQALIGSSGEATKVVENPASAGASDGQQAPLAGSSQGNEVAANPAIEGASDGQQAPIGSYGEATEIVENPASARASDGQQDPLAGSGQENEVAANPAIEGASDGQQAPLAGSGQGNEVAANPAIEGASDGQQAPLAGSGQVNDVAANPAIEGAFDGQQPPLANPDIAAGGGHEGSPDYNTLPALTLGDVGIVGRKSKDHLLPNPIIE; encoded by the coding sequence ATGAGCGAGAACCAGACACCTCTCAATGCCGGCCAGCAGACATCACCGGTGGCTCCCGGCAGGGGAGCATCGAGACGTGGACGTGGGGGTGGTCGTGGACGTAGCCTTGGTCGTCCACCGGCTGCTCGAGGGTCCTCCCGTGGTAGACGTCGTCGTTCACTGGCGAGCTCAAGCAATGGAGCAAGATCGACTTCTCAAGAACCTCTCAATGCCGCTGGCGGCAGAGGATCATCAAGACGTGGTCGTCCACCTCTCAATGCCGCCCAGCAGACATCACCGGTGGCTCCCGCCAGGGGTTCATCAAGACGTGGACGTGGTCGTCCTCCGTCTGCAAGAGGGTCGGCACGTAGCAGAAGTCAGGTGGATTCCGGCAAGGAGACACGAGTTGGTAGTGAATGGAGAGGTCGAAGTCGTCCACCGGGTAGTCGGAAGAGGCGGTGCAGCACTGTTGATGGATCCGCCGGTAGAAAACGTACTAAGCGTGACACGAGTAAGCCATATGCTGTGGTGACTCCCATTAGGGGCTCATCAAGACGTGGACGTAGGCTTGGTCGTCCACAGACTGCTCGGGGGTCCTCCCGTGGTAGATGTCGTCGTTCACGGGCGAGTTCAAGAGACGGAGTAAGAACGAATTCTCAAGAACCTCTCAATACCGCTCGCGCCAGGGGATCATCAAGACGTGGACGTGGACGTCCAACGGGTTCTCGAGGTCGTCCCCCGAGTGCACGAGGGTTGGCGCGTGGTAGAAGTCAGGTGGATTCCGGCAAGGAGACAGGAGTTGTTCATCCACGGAGAGGCCGAGGTCGTCCACCGGGCAGTCGAAAGAGGAGGGGTAGCACTGATGGTTCCGCAGGGAAAAAACGTGCTAAGTGTGATACGAGTGAGTCATCTTCAGCCGTGACTCCAGCTAGAGGGTCATCAAGACGTGGACGTGGTCGTCTACCAGGGAATGCAGTAGCTTCTAACGGCCAGCAGGCTCTAATTGGGAGTTCTGGCGAGGCGACTAAAGTTGTTGAGAATCCGGCCAGTGCAGGAGCTTCCGATGGCCAGCAGGCTCCCCTTGCAGGTTCTAGCCAAGGGAATGAAGTAGCTGCGAATCCGGCCATTGAAGGAGCTTCCGACGGCCAACAGGCTCCAATTGGGAGTTATGGCGAGGCTACTGAAATAGTTGAGAATCCGGCCAGTGCAAGAGCTTCTGACGGCCAGCAGGATCCCCTTGCTGGTTCTGGCCAAGAGAATGAAGTAGCTGCGAATCCGGCCATTGAAGGAGCTTCCGACGGCCAACAGGCTCCCCTTGCAGGTTCTGGCCAAGGGAATGAAGTAGCTGCGAATCCGGCCATTGAAGGAGCTTCCGACGGCCAGCAGGCTCCCCTTGCGGGTTCTGGCCAAGTGAATGACGTAGCTGCGAATCCAGCCATTGAAGGAGCTTTCGACGGCCAGCAGCCTCCGCTTGCGAATCCGGATATTGCAGCAGGTGGCGGGCATGAGGGATCACCCGACTATAACACATTACCGGCACTTACTCTTGGTGACGTAGGAATCGTCGGACGTAAATCCAAGGATCACCTTCTACCAAATCCAATCATTGAGTGA